Proteins encoded together in one Cyprinus carpio isolate SPL01 chromosome B14, ASM1834038v1, whole genome shotgun sequence window:
- the LOC109066212 gene encoding RING finger protein 44-like, producing the protein MRPWEVAVSRRPSTAPLNQRRVVGEPCITPLHLRRSPPVRHQWGQRDRPAVHTSLHQDENFHHPVFSQHQQIPLDESRQYSHTSAPPRMLHTATQPPQQSSIMVDLHEQVLMVSIVTTVTTHGFPIHTGQPIACNAQQLPACSVMFSGQLSLLCCLPPPLIQACTMQHLPVSYQAFPPLISSEHFILHPSPPVPPHQPPHLPPLNQFVPIQPQHPRMPLQRVENEVDLRGDQHPLGTFSYPPAHHPPAMTPSVPLQYLPQEPLHQELPYGVPYPHMLPRRITGQRYRLQQPLPPPPPPPPYYPGFLPYFLSMLPVPPTAVGPAISLDLDVDDVEMENYEALLNLAERLGEAKPRGLTKADIEQLPSYRFNLENHQSEQTLCVVCFCDFESRQLLRVLPCNHEFHAKCVDKWLKTNRTCPICRADASEVHRDVE; encoded by the exons ATGCGACCATGGGAAGTAGCAGTGAGTAGGCGGCCATCAACAGCCCCCTTAAACCAGAGGAGGGTCGTCGGGGAGCCTTGCATCACACCTCTGCACCTCAGGAGAAG TCCTCCAGTACGACATCAGTGGGGACAGCGAGATAGACCTGCTGTGCACACTTCCCTTCATCAGGATGAGAACTTCCACCACCCTGTCTTCTCCCAGCATCAGCAGATTCCTTTAGATGAGTCCAGGCAATATAGCCACACCAGTGCACCTCCACGCATGCTGCATACTGCCACACAACCCCCCCAACAGAGCTCCATCATGGTGGATCTTCACGAACAGGTATTAATGGTCAGCA tagTTACCACGGTGACGACCCATGGTTTTCCCATCCACACCGGGCAACCTATAGCCTGCAATGCTCAGCAGCTCCCAGCATGCTCGGTAATGTTCAGTGGACAGCTCTCTCTGCTCTGCTGCCTTCCTCCTCCA CTCATTCAGGCCTGCACCATGCAGCACCTGCCTGTGTCCTATCAGGCATTTCCACCATTGATCTCCAGTGAGCATTTTATCCTGCACCCCAGTCCACCAGTGCCGCCCCACCAGCCTCCTCATCTGCCTCCACTCAACCAGTTTGTCCCCATACAGCCCCAGCACCCGCGCATG CCTCTGCAGAGGGTGGAGAATGAAGTGGATCTGCGAGGAGACCAGCATCCGTTAGGAACATTCTCTTATCCTCCAGCCCACCATCCACCAGCAATGACCCCCTCCGTCCCCCTCCAGTACCTCCCCCAGGAGCCCCTCCATCAAGAGCTACCCTACGGAGTG CCATATCCGCACATGCTGCCGAGGCGTATTACTGGACAGAGGTACCGATTACAGCAGCCTCTGCCTCCCCCACCCCCTCCACCGCCCTACTACCCTGGCTTCTTACCATACTTCCT CTCGATGCTTCCTGTGCCTCCAACTGCTGTGGGTCCTGCTATCAGTCTGGACTTGGATGTAGATGATGTGGAGATGGAAAACTATGAG GCGTTATTAAACCTTGCTGAGAGACTCGGAGAAGCGAAACCTCGAGGACTAACGAAAGCTGATATAGAGCAACTTCCATCCTACAGGTTCAATTTAGAAAACCACCAATCTGAACAGACTCT GTGCGTTGTATGCTTTTGTGATTTTGAGTCAAGGCAGCTACTTCGAGTATTACCCTGCAACCACGAATTTCATGCAAAATGTGTGGACAAGTGGTTAAAG ACCAATCGCACCTGTCCAATCTGTCGAGCCGACGCATCTGAAGTTCACCGCGATGTGGAATGA
- the LOC109066214 gene encoding cadherin-related family member 2-like: MGKMGKPLLLLLAFLASSYCNSVPVINMAVVDVREDRPVGVFAFQIEASDPDGDPLTYSITGTNSNHFEVNRETGQVSIKSMLDRETNDLLNIEVVVNDGVHADVTKTVYIAVLDANDNAPVFQNLPYNVEVPENEPVGYTLFSASAKDADSGTAQIVSYKIDNVAPNEGTSLFSISETSGTVVLEGTLSFTDKSPFYQIRIIASDGGGPLGDQEKVFQSSSTFAFITVKDMPNLNPQFLNLPNNAAVDEKSAVGTSIFTVRARDPDIGVNDQIIYSIESTNAPDLFQINDVTGEISIKTVFDREELLDIDAAVILRIKASETKPNVSGIIASTMGELHISIGDLNDNGPEFYECEGETESCTQKNSFTGQVEEHSSAGLSVNELNIIVKDPDQRQNNKFNLRLEGPDKDAFAVSPNTGVGESSVQVIIKDPFAVDYEKKKVMSIQIIAEDDSADFISTASVIINIIDVNDNFPKFEENVYEFSVEENCTDGTVVGTITATDKDALDNDGLTYKLMPENMQDLFDVIPDSGTIFVKNGQLLDREGTNSYSPTLQAIDLAGQIGTTVVMINILDVNDQTPEINRELYEAYVQENQMLEFVIQATDGDDPGTLNSQIQYRIDVSQFSSNFTIDKDTGLFKNSGLLDREAFDLAPDGVIELVVIASDMGTPSLSSTTKVIINIGDENDNSPRYLDPAPYEFKVKESEGGIWVGSLRAHDADQSDFNNRIFFSITDGSFGSFILFSEAISEGYRGNITVDPAVELDYESDRKTYDLTVEASDLGQKKAETKVKVIVVDVNDTPPEFPSDMVLNVKENSTLSMPLDTIKGKDVDTEHLLEYELNSTECQCNGTRGPCPEEWFKVERNGEIITNTVYDIDYEKCDKVFLNAKVVDILTEKRSDNAKGVVTINIVDINDNAPEFVFLQDFYVVVIEKVEKDTSVGRVYATDKDTGKNKETKFEVTKVDFVSSEGNSSESLFLYTDTPQEDVSGRFSAHIRSQRAMDNNKRGKFIVQVKASNPDGLSSTSVVELLTVDSSYRVSLRFSASVSEVNENLPHIRAILISATKATVEFFNVFSETRSEETTVLEAYFVFPNGTALNYDEVTSILNSEEVYKEYGSQLTQLGFTGISTTVTETTGMKTEVFIMIGLMAALAIVLVVTTTSLICIRRNYKRKLKAAKAMNSAASVVIKNQKTGPVVPGTNKYTKEGANPVLNMNIDMATDLGFDEDGSSADRESLNSLDYSIDMTTTEKDTMPMMVIQEEEEEDERSESPFIEPLGAALAQREKRRGADSPRLTFANPSIDTTDL; this comes from the exons ATGGGGAAAATGGGGAAGCCTTTACTTCTCCTTCTTGCTTTTTTAGCTTCTT CGTACTGTAATTCTGTCCCTGTGATTAACATGGCTGTAGTAGATGTGAGAGAAGATCGTCCAGTAG GTGTATTTGCATTTCAAATCGAAGCATCTGATCCAGATGGTGACCCTCTAACATACAGTATCACTGGGACAAACTCTAATCATTTTGAAGTCAACAGGGAGACTGGTCAAGTCAGCATCAAGAGTATGCTGGACAGAGAG acaaATGACCTCTTAAACATAGAGGTTGTGGTGAATGATGGCGTTCATGCGGAT GTGACAAAAACGGTTTATATTGCTGTTTTAGATGCTAATGATAATGCTCCAGTATTCCAAAATCTGCCCTACAATGTAGAGGTTCCAGAG AATGAACCTGTGGGCTATACACTGTTCAGTGCAAGCGCCAAAGATGCTGATTCTGGCACAGCTCAAATTGTGTCTTACAAAATTGATAAT GTGGCACCAAATGAAGGGACTAGCCTATTTTCAATCTCTGAGACTTCTGGAACTGTTGTCCTGGAGGGAACTTTGAGCTTCACTGACAAAAGTCCTTTCTATCAGATACGAATCATAGCATCT GATGGTGGTGGGCCACTGGGTGATCAAGAAAAAGTGTTTCAGTCCTCATCAACATTTGCATTCATTACCGTTAAGGATATGCCAAATCTCAACCCACAGTTTTTGAATTTACCAAACAATGCTGCTGTTGATGAGAAATCAGCTGTG GGTACATCAATTTTTACTGTGAGAGCCAGAGATCCAGACATTGGGGTCAATGACCAGATCATCTACAGCATTGAAA GTACTAATGCACCAGACCTGTTCCAAATCAATGACGTGACTGGTGAAATATCTATCAAAACTGTATTTGACCGTGAAGAATTACTGGATATAGATGCTGCTGTAATTTTGCGAATAAAG GCAAGTGAAACAAAACCTAATGTCAGTGGAATTATTGCAAGCACAATGGGAGAACTACATATTTCTATTGGAGATCTGAATGACAATGGCCCTGAATTTTATGAGTGTGAAGGTGAAACTGAAAGCTGCACACAGAAAAACAGCTTCACAGGCCAAGTTGAAGAGCATTCATCTGCAGGACTATCAGTAAATGAACTGAATATTATAGTCAAAGATCCAGACCAG AGGCAAAACAACAAGTTCAATCTCCGTCTTGAGGGACCTGATAAGGATGCGTTCGCTGTCAGTCCCAACACTGGGGTGGGAGAAAGTTCTGTACAAGTGATAATAAAAGATCCGTTTGCTGTTGATTATGAGAAGAAGAAAGTAATGTCTATTCAG ATTATTGCTGAAGATGACAGTGCAGACTTCATCTCTACTGCCTCTGTCATCATTAACATCATTGATGTAAATGACAACTTTCCTAAGTTTGAGGAGAATGTTTATGAGTTTTCTGTTGAGGAAAATTGTACAGATGGAACTGTTGTGGGCACCATTACT GCAACAGATAAAGATGCCTTGGATAATGATGGACTCACTTACAAATTGATGCCCGAAAACAT GCAAGACCTATTCGATGTTATTCCAGATTCTGGAACTATCTTCGTAAAAAATGGACAGCTTCTTGACAGAGAAGGCACCAATTCCTACTCACCCACCCTGCAGGCCATAGATTTAGCTGGCCAAATTGGTACCACTGTTGTGATGATCAACATTCTGGATGTTAATGATCAGACACCAGAAATAAACAGAGAACTTTATGAGGCCTATGTACAAGAGAACCAAATGTTAGAGTTTGTAATCCAG gcTACAGACGGAGACGACCCAGGTACATTAAACAGTCAAATCCAGTATCGCATTGACGTCAGCCAATTCAGTAGTAACTTTACTATAGACAAAGACACTGGTTTGTTTAAAAACAGTGGTCTATTGGACCGTGAGGCTTTTGACCTTGCCCCAGATGGTGTGATTGAGTTGGTGGTGATCGCTTCAGATATGGGCACACCATCCCTGTCCTCCACAACCAAAGTGATCATCAACATTGGG GATGAAAATGACAATTCTCCAAGGTACCTTGATCCTGCTCCATACGAATTTAAAGTAAAGGAAAGTGAAGGGG GCATATGGGTTGGCTCTTTGCGGGCTCACGATGCCGACCAATCAGACTTCAATAACCGTATCTTCTTTAGCATTACTGATGGCAGTTTTGGAAGTTTCATATTATTTTCTGAGGCCATCAGTGAAGGTTACAGGGGAAACATCACTGTTGATCCTGCTGTTGAGCTGGACTACGAAAGTGATCGGAAGACATACGATCTAACGGTAGAGGCCTCAGACTTGGGTCAGAAAAAGGCTGAGACTAAAGTCAAAGTAATAGTGGTTGATGTGAACGACACTCCGCCTGAATTCCCATCTGACATGGTCCTGAATGTAAAAGAGAACAGCACCTTGTCAATGCCTCTGGACACAATCAAAGGCAAAGATGTGGACACTGAACACCTTCTAGAATATGAGCTTAATTCTACTGAATGCCAGTGCAATGGCACCAGAGGTCCATGTCCCGAAGAATGGTTCAAAGTTGAGCGTAACGGTGAAATAATAACTAATACTGTCTATGATATTGACTACGAGAAATGTGATAAAGTGTTCTTGAATGCCAAGGTGGTGGACATTTTAACTGAGAAGAGGAGTGACAATGCTAAAG GAGTTGTCACTATTAATATTGTGGATATCAATGACAATGCCCCAGAATTCGTCTTCTTGCAGGACTTCTATg TTGTAGTCATTGAGAAAGTTGAGAAGGACACATCTGTCGGCCGAGTTTAT GCCACAGACAAAGACACAGGAAAGAACAAGGAAACCAAATTTGAAGTTACCAAGGTGGACTTTGTCAGCAGTGAAGGGAATTCCTCAGAGAGTTTGTTTCTCTACACTGACACTCCTCAGGAAGATGTTTCTGGAAGGTTCAGTGCACATATAAG GTCCCAGAGGGCAATGGATAATAATAAAAGAGGAAAGTTCATAGTGCAGGTGAAGGCGTCTAACCCTGATGGTCTCAGTTCCACCTCTGTGGTTGAG CTTCTCACAGTTGACAGCTCCTACAGAGTCAGTCTCAGATTTAGTGCATCTGTGTCTGAAGTCAATGAGAATTTGCCTCACATTAGAGC GATTCTGATAAGTGCTACAAAGGCAACAGTTGAATTCTTCAATGTGTTTAGTGAGACCCG ATCTGAAGAGACAACCGTTTTGGAGGCTTATTTTGTGTTCCCAAATGGCACAGCTCTTAACTATGATGAAGTGACCTCAATCCTGAATTCAGAGGAGGTCTATAAGGAATATGGATCCCAGCTTACTCAGCTTGGATTTACTGGCATT TCAACAACTGTTACCGAGACTACAGGAATGAAGACAGAGGTATTCATCATGATTGGTTTGATGGCTGCACTGGCGATCGTTCTTGTTGTAACAACCACCTCTCTCATTTGCATCAGAAGAAA TTACAAGAGGAAACTAAAGGCAGCCAAAGCCATGAATTCAGCAGCCTCAGTGGTCATAAAGAATCAGAAGACCGGCCCTGTTGTTCCTGGAACCAACAAATACACCAAAGAAGG AGCAAATCCAGTGCTGAATATGAATATTGACATGGCCACAGACCTAGGTTTTGATGAAGATGGCTCCAGCGCAGACAGAGAGAG CCTTAATTCTCTGGACTACAGCATTGACATGACCACTACAGAGAAAGACACTATGCCAATGAtg GTAAttcaggaggaagaggaggaggatgaaagGAGCGAATCTCCATTCATTGAGCCTCTGGGTGCTGCACTTGCCCAGCGAGAAAAGAGGAGAGGTGCAGACAGTCCCAGACTCACTTTTGCAAACCCTTCCATAGACACCACTGATCTCTAA
- the LOC109066266 gene encoding G protein-regulated inducer of neurite outgrowth 1-like — translation MEGPVLTESEVWKVGSGTSTSINTNDYSPLMNDNVTDENPATAVQKEICGSIQEQPDQKVSSDQIKSVIPHEQRLEEELSSTQTAGESDEPPAAACKQERSVNQAEEPAHKMCLASGHQNLDQEITILVTNHDCTLEEEEDEEFGEQKTSSCPAETENVSSVKGEGVTGEESLDGSIVVANVIEVSQVQKTSVVSHVSPEQNTTNEEPRLPGDPGDSSNETNSGSKGSSTPQKTNASGTGMEVKICSLKDQSTKPEDVEVKLKKTKSTESKDSGRPSQETLTLTRSPGRTQTVQTQVSLEVMYQSVATSPMTPQEGSSAFLFPSTFGKLANKCSADVAQTKDAEMQVGPQVEFRSVATAPMTPIILTAPEVIPEPEPRIGVTPEEVPEPVQEVSWDEKGMTWEVYGAAVEVAVLGSAIQKHLEKQVKKQKKQPLALTSPTDEPANPTEMSMSMPSSPPPTSDLGEISLAKGQSEEKMVQSGRRRQNHFRQWFRNIWRPSCCSRPRQDEEN, via the coding sequence ATGGAGGGTCCTGTTCTGACAGAAAGTGAAGTTTGGAAAGTTGGCTCGGGGACCAGCACAAGTATAAACACCAATGACTATTCGCCCCTTATGAATGACAACGTAACTGATGAAAACCCAGCGACCGCAGTCCAAAAGGAGATCTGTGGCAGCATCCAGGAGCAACCTGACCAAAAGGTTTCATCAGATCAGATCAAGTCAGTAATTCCACATGAGCAGCGATTAGAAGAGGAATTATCTTCCACTCAAACAGCAGGCGAAAGCGATGAACCACCTGCAGCAGCATGCAAACAAGAGAGGAGTGTTAACCAAGCAGAGGAACCAGCACATAAGATGTGCTTGGCATCTGGCCACCAAAACTTGGACCAGGAGATTACCATACTGGTGACCAACCATGATTGTACtttagaggaagaggaggatgaggagttTGGGGAGCAGAAGACTTCCAGCTGCCCTGCTGAAACCGAGAATGTCTCTTCGGTTAAAGGTGAAGGAGTGACTGGAGAAGAGAGTCTCGATGGTTCCATCGTTGTGGCGAACGTGATTGAAGTCAGTCAAGTCCAGAAGACCAGCGTCGTAAGCCACGTATCACCTGAGCAGAATACCACCAATGAAGAACCAAGATTGCCTGGAGATCCAGGGGATAGTAGCAACGAGACAAACTCTGGAAGCAAAGGTTCAAGCACCCCACAGAAAACAAATGCAAGTGGCACAGGCATGGAAGTGAAGATTTGCAGTCTGAAAGATCAGTCCACAAAGCCTGAAGATGTGGAAGTAAAACTGAAGAAAACTAAATCAACTGAGTCCAAGGATTCCGGACGGCCTTCGCAAGAGACGCTAACCTTGACTCGGTCGCCTGGACGCACACAGACTGTGCAAACCCAGGTTAGCCTGGAGGTGATGTACCAGTCAGTGGCCACCAGCCCCATGACTCCTCAAGAGGGCTCCTCAGCATTCCTTTTTCCAAGCACCTTTGGAAAACTCGCCAACAAGTGTAGTGCAGATGTGGCACAGACCAAAGATGCCGAGATGCAGGTGGGCCCTCAGGTGGAATTCCGTTCCGTGGCCACTGCTCCTATGACCCCAATCATTCTGACCGCACCTGAGGTTATTCCCGAGCCGGAACCACGGATCGGGGTGACACCAGAAGAAGTGCCAGAACCTGTGCAGGAGGTGAGCTGGGATGAAAAGGGAATGACTTGGGAGGTATATGGTGCGGCGGTGGAGGTGGCAGTGCTGGGCTCGGCCATCCAGAAGCACCTGGAGAAACAGGTAAAGAAGCAGAAGAAACAGCCTTTGGCCTTGACCTCTCCTACAGATGAGCCAGCAAACCCAACCGAAATGTCTATGTCGATGCCTTCCAGTCCTCCCCCCACATCAGACCTCGGTGAAATCAGCCTGGCCAAAGGACAAAGTGAGGAAAAGATGGTGCAGAGTGGCAGGCGCCGGCAGAATCATTTTCGCCAGTGGTTCAGGAACATCTGGCGGCCAAGTTGTTGTTCAAGACCACGTCAAGATGAGGAAAACTAA